The nucleotide sequence GGAAGACTCCGCCCTAGTAGGTAAAGTAACGTTATTCCTAAGTTCGTCTATAGATTCTTTTATATATGTAATCATGCTGCGAAATATTTATTTTCTTAACTATAAAACAAGGTCTTAAAAAAATACTGACGACATCATCCCAATCAGAAAAGAACCCATTCTATTTTGCACGGGCGGAGAGGCTCGAACTCCCGACACCTGGTTTTGGAGACCAGTGCTCTACCAACTGAGCTACACCCGTTTATATTTACATTGAAAGGTATCCCGCTTTAGCAAGACACCCTCAATGTAAACTATACTATACTAAAATATTAGTCTAATATCTTGGTAACCTGACCTGCACCAACTGTTCTACCACCTTCACGGATAGCAAAACGCAAACCTTCGCTAAGTGCAATTGGAGACAATAAGTCAACAATAATAGTAAGGTTATCTCCAGGCATAACCATCTCAACTCCACTTGGAAGATTGATAGTACCGGTAACATCTGTAGTTCTTACATAGAACTGAGGACGGTAGTTATTATGGAATGGAGTGTGACGTCCACCTTCTTCTTTTTTAAGGATATAAACCTCAGCTTCAAATTTAGCGTGTGGCTTAACAGAACCTGGCTTACAGATTACCATTCCTCTTTTTATTTGAGATTTTTCAATACCTCTCAAAAGGATACCAACGTTATCTCCAGCTTCACCTCTATCCAATATCTTACGGAACATTTCAACCCCAGTAATAGTAGAGTTCAATTTCTCAGCACCCATACCGATGATCTCAACAGGATCTCCTGTATTTGCAACTCCAGTCTCGATACGACCAGTAGCAACAGTACCACGACCTGTAATAGTAAATACATCTTCAACAGGCATCAAGAAAGGCTTATCAACATCCCTTGTTGGCAATTCGATCCAGCTATCAACAGCTTCCATCAATTCCATTACAGTATCAACCCATTTTTGCTCACCGTTAAGTGCACCTAAAGCCGATCCAGAAATAACAGGTCCATTGTCACCATCATACTCGTAGAAAGAAAGCAATTCCCTTACTTCCATTTCAACCAATTCCAAAAGCTCCTCATCATCAACCATGTCCACTTTATTCAAGAAAACAACGATTCTTGGAATACCAACCTGACGACCTAATAGGATGTGCTCGCGAGTTTGTGGCATAGGACCATCAGTAGCAGCAACAACCAATATAGCACCATCCATTTGGGCAGCACCAGTAACCATGTTCTTTACGTAATCCGCGTGACCTGGACAATCTACGTGAGCATAGTGACGGTTCGCGGTAGAATATTCTACGTGTGAAGTATTAATAGTAATACCTCTTTCCTTTTCTTCAGGAGCGTTATCGATAGAATCGAAACTTCTCATTTCAGAAAGTCCTGCGTTTGCCAATACTGTAGTAATCGCAGCAGTCAATGTAGTTTTACCGTGATCCACGTGTCCAATAGTACCTATATTTAAATGCGGTTTGGAACGATCAAATGTTGCCTTTGCCATGTTTGTTAATTTTAATTCTTAGTTTATATTAGTGTACAAATAATGCCTTAATTGAGCCAATGATGAGATTTGAACTCATGACCTCTTCCTTACCAAGGAAACGCTCTACCCCTGAGCTACACCGGCATCTTTAATTTTAACCATTGGGCCAGGCCCAATTTAAAACTATAACCCTATACCCAAAGTTTAAGAGCGTTGACGAAGTTTACCCTCGGCGTCGCTCAGGACAGGATAATTAAATCTAGTCCATTTAATTTTAATTGCGCAAAGCCCCATCAAAGGAGCTTTTGCTTTTAAAATCTAGAGCGGGAGACCGGGTTCGAACCGGCGACATTCAGCTTGGAAGGCTGACGCTCTACCAACTGAGCTACTCCCGCTTTTATAATTTTTAGGCAAACCTAAAAATTAATTTCATCATTTCAAAAAAAACTTTCTGTATTTTCATACAAAGACCTTTAAAGGCCTTTTGTGGGGAGAGCAGGATTCGAACCTGCGAAGACGTAGTCAGCAGATTTACAGTCTGCCCTCGTTGGCCGCTTGAGTATCTCCCCAAACCATATTTTAAAGAACCTAAGAAAATATTAATTTTCTTTTTTTTGAGCCGATAGAGGGACTCCCCTCGACTACGCTCGGGATAAACTTCTCGTCCCGGACGCTTTTCAACCCTCTTTCAAAATTTCAAACAAAAATAATACTATTTCTGTTTTTTTTGAGCCGATAGAGGGACTCGAACCCACGACCTGCTGATTACAAATCAGCTGCTCTAGCCAGCTGAGCTACATCGGCTTTTGTTACTTTTTTCTTCAAAAAAAAGTCCGCTATTTCTAACGGACTGCAAATGTAGATATTTATTTATTTAATCAAAACATTTTTTGATAATTTTTTTACGCATTTAATCTTATTTTTTCTTTTCGCTTAACCAACTTCCTTTCCAAGGAACTACACGCTGTGTCCACAGCCTCTTCAAAGGACTTGCATTGCTTTTTCACTACAAACTTATCTTTAGGAACCAACACCTTGATTTCCACAATTTTATTCTCCTTAGCACTTGTATTTTCAACCTTAAGATATACATCAGAACTAATTACCTTGTCATAAAACAATTCCATTTTATTCAATCTTGCCTGAATAAAATCAATAAGCTTTCCGTCTGCAGTGAAATTCACCGATTGTGCATTTACTTTCATAAATTGAAGTTTTAAAAGAATTAAACAATAAAATCTAAGACAGTACTATTTCTTACTTCTAGGATGAGCGGAGAAATGTACCTTCTTTAATTCCGCAATACTATTATGGGTATAAACCTGGGTCGATGCCAAACTGGAATGCCCCAATAATTCCTTTACAGAATTTAAATCCGCACCCTTATTTAGCAAATGTGTGGCAAAAGTATGTCTTAAAATATGCGGACTCTTTTTTACCTTGGCCGACACCAAACTAAAATACTTATTTATAATTCTATAAACAAGCGTTTCGTACATTTTATTGCCTTTGTCCGTGAGAAAAATATATGCTTCATCCTGGATTACACTTAATGTACTACGTTCCAGATTATATTCCAAAAACAATACCTTGGTGGCCCCCAAAAGAGGAATGATCCGT is from Arenibacter algicola and encodes:
- the tuf gene encoding elongation factor Tu is translated as MAKATFDRSKPHLNIGTIGHVDHGKTTLTAAITTVLANAGLSEMRSFDSIDNAPEEKERGITINTSHVEYSTANRHYAHVDCPGHADYVKNMVTGAAQMDGAILVVAATDGPMPQTREHILLGRQVGIPRIVVFLNKVDMVDDEELLELVEMEVRELLSFYEYDGDNGPVISGSALGALNGEQKWVDTVMELMEAVDSWIELPTRDVDKPFLMPVEDVFTITGRGTVATGRIETGVANTGDPVEIIGMGAEKLNSTITGVEMFRKILDRGEAGDNVGILLRGIEKSQIKRGMVICKPGSVKPHAKFEAEVYILKKEEGGRHTPFHNNYRPQFYVRTTDVTGTINLPSGVEMVMPGDNLTIIVDLLSPIALSEGLRFAIREGGRTVGAGQVTKILD
- the hpf gene encoding ribosome hibernation-promoting factor, HPF/YfiA family; the encoded protein is MKVNAQSVNFTADGKLIDFIQARLNKMELFYDKVISSDVYLKVENTSAKENKIVEIKVLVPKDKFVVKKQCKSFEEAVDTACSSLERKLVKRKEKIRLNA